The following are encoded in a window of Ranitomeya variabilis isolate aRanVar5 chromosome 8, aRanVar5.hap1, whole genome shotgun sequence genomic DNA:
- the LOC143787919 gene encoding uncharacterized protein LOC143787919, which yields MFPDWDKYPGATQQKIDKDVRQRWRSIRDRFTKFLNDCSKSGSSPSKTKFPFSEELQFIVTSRTLRKTEGNMSATDFEDSDTEDGAGSSSGVGGTISPSIPTASAESTSTSTAAASTSASAAAEASDSVEAVRVEKRAVYPVAADKKKQKTKKNQEDQTVQIACDTLDFIKKSTSDDHCDSFALTVARKTRSLPPDRQSLFMSMVQMSLTALEDPAPISPYNEVLMGVLGLFRPRHRTPETPATRPQYLANSQGSYGDRGSQGSYGDRGSQRSYGDRGSQGSYGDRGSSQQLGGATSQTEGTNFLDSPEYTFLY from the exons ATGTTCCCGGATTGGGACAAATATCCTGGGGCAACACAGCAGAAAATAG ATAAAGATGTGAGGCAACGTTGGCGCTCCATCAGAGACCGATTTACCAAATTTCTAAATGACTGTTCAAAGAGTGGCTCTTCGCCGAGCAAAACAAAATTCCCCTTCAGTGAAGAGCTACAGTTCATTGTGACCAGCAGGACATTGAGAAA GACGGAAGGAAACATGTCTGCAACTGATTTCGAGGACAGCGACACAgaggatggagcaggcagttcctctggagtgggagggaccatctctccctccattcccacagcttctgctgaatcAACATCCACTTCAACAGCTGCTGCATCCACAtctgcttcagcagctgctgaagcatctgattccgtagaagctgtgagagtggagaagagagctgtctatccggtggcagcagacaaaaaaaaacaaaaaacaaagaagaaCCAAGAGGACCAAACGGTTCAAATTGCCTGTGACACCTTGGATTTCATCAAAAAATCAACTAGCGACGACCATTGCGACTCGTTTGCACTAACTGTCGCAAGAAAAACACGctccctgccaccggatagacaatctctttttatgtctatggtccagatgtccctcactgctctggaggaccctgctcctaTTTCGCCATACAATGAGGTtctgatgggggtgttgggacttTTCAGGCCCCGACACAGAACACCTGAAACACCAGCTACAAGACCCCAGTATTTGGCCAACAGCCAAGGAAGTTATGGAGATAGAGGCAGCCAAGGAAGTTATGGAGATAGAGGCAGCCAAAGAAGTTATGGAGATAGAGGCAGCCAAGGAAGTTATGGAGATAGAGGAAGTTCGCAGCAGCTGGGGGGAGCAACTTCTCAAACAGAGGGAACAAATTTCCTCGATTCTCCAGAGTACACCTTTCTTTATTGA